The following coding sequences are from one Megalopta genalis isolate 19385.01 chromosome 19, iyMegGena1_principal, whole genome shotgun sequence window:
- the LRR gene encoding capping protein regulator and myosin 1 linker 1 leucine rich repeat protein isoform X5 — MSTRSQLTKDLNESVKALLGKHVKILLKNVVKLETKQDKQENRVLVFSPCRLFLLTAKVPTRLDCHFHYLEITSIESKRANQLLLTVGERYYNFTTTGAGADTTEVDAMIEALHTAIRNIFPTVPLNYIIRKIEVIPASRLQSIRGSELARSTEATRHTGPCGGFSTQYACMCDLHGVLYREEVAWDVDTIYLSHDTRELNLRDFDHLDQKDLVPIISALEYNTWFTKLRASHLKLSHEPLERLLHVMRRSLSIQELYLDNLGIKWDFAHKLSLALISNGNTMLQTIDLSYNTIEDKGGAHLSGPIGKLPKGLQKLNLAHCGLTGKGISQVAHALSLNRSMQTSLQYLNLSENSLKDDINNLCNFLAQPNSLTHLDLSGTDTTLECLFGALLRGCATNLVHLNVARNSFSSKKTKEIPPSFKQFFTATLSLKYLNISCCKLPLEALKHLLLGLACNESTVGLELDMSGNNLGSMGAHVLESCIHGVRCIASLDISDSNMDVDLAQVITAIGKNKSIKQLYMGRNTVSMKSKHIAIVMDALVQMLQEDDCVLQALHLPDSRLKSDLYNLINALGSNTCLHTLDISGNQIGDPGARLLAKALQINNHLRTIIYDKNNITLQGYADIVHALEKNCSVRHMPFPIFDLQPCMKTSAEKTEQLAKKIQDLLQRNVTPCKYSHGQAFRLQQGFLLSSTQQMVDRLVVQTQDTIKAIAAESCDANNDINYATGLIQDADNSKQLLPRLHEVLQRRDENNPIELKLHDMANELHKVVTGYLQDSLDAMIKCANEQCPTILQQTVIRGDESESIAVEDDLRNSCKEKNQISSEFIHTTITEQAGADIVNRVNELNLAVAGHVSDRITDEVIESLSRSYKNLIGDCDSRTRSSTPDVLRPSAGSMSSGSVIGVTSTVGVSTTLAIGRASLASEEDCPPETYSLVNSIGQCSSDQSPMKLDYLNLATPHLSNKRKSLHGRKLRPKSVVDSVEGLSADDIPDLLPPLPKSQAEEFSAISETEHSLTESLDSVSELPNTVGQQLQHLVKSRPRRTKTRAPTRPMLRPDQPMDGLALGEGLDVFFRPTTPTTPLISPTSDDSSLHTFPTDGSPNLSLASHKSIPPDTDKKPGCSSPMLKTLLEPAPRSRSSDNLEKFSPLVGRRSQGDSPLTASPLARRNTTDNAQNHERIVAKSDSSNGTSSNSFVNTADISKRSTLPITGSGTNSVSSRDSDENDYESRKSLTKKSAMEMDKSASQPLPSLKLRSIGFDLRSPTNGSSTKNTSEASKSPVLKPSAKGSCSTSDGKSNGALSKTKLTPPATAPKPRPWSMATDRKSGEFNLLSDGSSPNTSAGNTPDSGDALDESTDSGVSGPASLPPTLSASSTASSLSNTSVEKRSVRELAASLSKSKTERKEHEHTAPAAWRSVLQRSINQPDIKVMEVPKTVEEKRISYKLRRTSFLHDSNFNYDSDVVDV; from the exons ATGTCAACCAGATCTCAACTTACGAAAGATTTAAACG AATCGGTGAAAGCGTTACTCGGTAAGCACGTGaagatattattaaaaaatgttgTGAAATTGGAAACAAAGCAGGATAAACAAGAAAATCGTGTTCTA GTTTTTTCACCATGCCGTCTGTTTCTTTTAACGGCCAAAGTACCCACAAGG CTCGACTGTCACTTTCATTACTTAGAAATAACATCTATAGAATCCAAAAGAGCAAACCAGTTATTATTAACTGTTGGAGAGAGGTATTACAATTTTACTACTACAGGAGCAGGCGCAGACACTACAGAAGTAGATGCAATGATCGAGGCCTTACATACTGCAATCCGAAATATCTTTCCAACTGTACCCTTAAA TtatattataagaaaaataGAAGTAATACCAGCTAGTAGATTGCAGAGCATAAGAGGTAGCGAATTAGCCAGAAGTACAGAAGCAACAAGACACACTGGGCCCTGTGGTGGATTTTCAACTCAGTATGCATGCATGTGTGACTTACATGGTGTATTATACAGAGAAGAAGTTGCTTGG GATGTTGATACAATATACCTCTCTCATGACACAAGGGAATTAAATTTAAGGGATTTTGATCATTTAGATCAGAAAGATTTGGTGCCAATCATTTCTGCCTTGGAATATAATACTTGGTTCACAAAATTACGAGCGTCTCATTTGAAATTGAGTCATGAACCTTTGGAACGATTATTACATGTTATGCGCAGATCTCTTTCCATTCAAGAACTGTATCTAGATAATCTTGGAattaaatg GGATTTTGCCCATAAATTATCACTAGCTTTAATTTCCAATGGTAACACAATGTTGCAAACTATTGATCTATCGTACAATACTATTGAAGATAAAG gaGGTGCACATTTAAGTGGTCCCATTGGCAAGCTACCTAAAGGATTACAAAAGCTAAACTTAGCACATTGTGGACTAACAGGGAAAGGAATAAGTCAAGTCGCACATGCGTTAAGTTTAAATAGAAGCATGCAAACTAGTTTGCAATATTTGAATCTTTCGGAAAACTCTTTAAAAGATGACATCAAT AATTTGTGCAATTTTTTAGCACAACCTAATAGCCTAACTCATTTAGATCTAAGCGGTACAGATACTACACTGGAATGT cTGTTTGGTGCTCTACTACGGGGTTGTGCAACTAATCTAGTCCATTTGAATGTCGCTCGCAATTCTTTTTCAAGCAAAAAGACCAAAGAAATACCACCCAGCTTTAAACAGTTCTTTACAGCTACACTTTCATTAAAGTACTTAAATATATCTTGCTGCAAATTGCCGTTAGAAGCATTGAAGCATTTATTACTTGGCTTGGCGTGTAATGAAAGTACAGTTGGTTTAGAACTTGATATGAGTGGAAACAACTTAGGTTCCATGGGCGCTCACGTACTGGAGTCATGTATACATGGTGTGCGTTGTATAGCATCATTGGATATTTCCGACAGCA acATGGATGTTGATTTAGCACAAGTAATAACTGCTATAGGAAAGAACAAGTCTATAAAACAATTATATATGGGCCGTAACACTGTTAGTATGAAAAGTAAACATATTGCCATTGTAATGGATGCACTTGTGCAAATGCTTCAAGAAGATGACTGCGTTTTACAAGCACTACATTTACCGGATTCTCGATTAAAGTCTGATCTCTATAATCTTATTAATGCTCTTGGTAGTAATACGTGTCTTCATACTCTAGATATTAGTGGTAATCAAATTGGAGATCCTGGTGCAAGATTATTAGCAAAAGCACTGCAGATTAACAATCATTTGCGGACCattatttacgataaaaataaCATTACACTTCAAGGTTATGCGGATATTGTTCATGCTTTGGAGAA GAATTGTAGTGTGAGGCACATGCCGTTCCCAATTTTCGATCTGCAGCCTTGTATGAAAACCTCTGCTGAGAAAACTGAACAACTGGCCAAAAAGATACAAGATTTATTACAAAGAAACGTTACACCTTGCAAGTACAGTCACGGTCAAGCCTTTAGACTGCAACAAGGTTTTCTATTAAGTTCTACACAACAAATGGTTGATAGACTGGTTGTACAGACTCAGGATACTATTAAAGCCATTGCTGCTGAAAGCTGTGATGCTAACAATGATATCAATTATGCCACTGGGCTTATACAGGACGCTGATAACTCGAAACAG CTGTTACCAAGATTGCACGAAGTACTTCAAAGACGAGATGAAAATAAtccaattgaattaaaattacacGACATGGCAAATGAGCTTCATAAAGTCGTAACTGGATATTTACag GATTCCTTAGATGCGATGATAAAATGTGCGAATGAGCAATGTCCTACAATACTACAGCAGACAGTAATCAGAGGAGATGAAAGCGAATCGATTGCTGTGGAAGATGATCTGCGTAATAGTTGCAAAGAGAAAAACCAAATCAGTAGCGAATTTATACACACTACTATTACAGAACAAGCTGGAGCAGACATAGTCAATAGAGTCAA TGAATTAAATTTAGCTGTTGCTGGCCATGTGTCTGACAGAATAACAGATGAAGTCATTGAATCGTTATCGAGAAGTTACAAGAATTTG ATCGGCGATTGCGATAGTAGAACAAGGAGTAGCACGCCAGATGTACTACGGCCTAGTGCTGGCTCGATGAGCAGTGGCAGTGTCATAGGTGTTACAAGTACAGTAGGTGTATCCACAACATTAGCTATTGGTAGAGCCAGTCTTGCTTCGGAAGAAGATTGTCCACCTGAAACTTACTCGCTAGTAAATTCCATTGGACAGTGTTCTAGCGATCAATCTCCGATG AAATTGGATTATTTAAATCTC GCAACGCCACATCTATCGAACAAACGCAAAAGTTTACATGGAAGAAAATTGAGACCTAAATCTGTGGTTGATTCGGTTGAGGGACTTTCTGCTGACGATATTCCTGATCTACTACCACCATTGCCAAAAAGTCAAGCAGAAG AGTTTTCAGCCATCTCAGAGACAGAACATTCTTTGACAGAATCTTTAGATTCTGTTTCGGAGTTGCCTAATACCGTGGGTCAACAGTTGCAACATTTAGTGAAATCTAGACCGCGTAGAACGAAAACTAGAGCACCTACAAGACCAATGTTGAGACCGGATCAACCAATGGATGGTCTTGCTCTTGGGGAAGGTCTCGACGTATTCTTCCGACCAACTACTCCAACAACTCCTCTTATATCTCCAACAAGCGATGATAG CTCCTTACATACGTTTCCGACTGATGGCAGTCCAAATTTATCTCTTGCCAGTCACAAAAGTATTCCACCCGATACGGATAAGAAACCTGGTTGTAGTTCACCAATGTTAAAAACACTCCTTGAGCCTGCCCCACGATCACGGTCTAGCGATAATTTGGAGAAGTTTTCTCCGCTCGTCGGTAGAAGATCTCAAGGTGATTCACCATTAACTGCATCCCCATTAGCTCGACGGAATACTACTGATAATGCTCAAAATCATGAAAGAATCGTTGCGAAATCCGATAGTTCTAACGGGACGAGTAGTAATAGTTTTGTCAATACGGCTGACATTTCGAAACGTAGCACGTTGCCAATTACTGGATCTGGTACAAATTCAGTTAGCTCGCGGGATTCCGATGAGAACG ATTACGAAAGCAGAAAAAGTTTAACGAAAAAATCGGCCATGGAAATGGACAAATCTGCGAGCCAACCACTGCCCTCCCTCAAACTAAGATCGATTGGTTTCGATCTTAGAAGTCCGACAAATGGTAGCAGTACGAAAAATACTTCCGAAGCATCAAAGTCTCCAGTATTAAAACCGTCAGCTAAAGGAAGTTGTTCCACCAGTGACGGAAAGAGTAATGGTGCTTTATCAAAGACTAAATTAACTCCGCCTGCAACAGCTCCGAAACCAAGGCCTTGGAGTATGGCCACTGATAGAAAATCCG gagaatttaatttattaagcgATGGTTCTAGTCCAAATACTTCAGCAGGGAATACGCCAGATTCTGGCGATGCTCTTGACGAGTCAACGGATAGTGGTGTAAGTGGTCCCGCTTCATTGCCACCAACATTATCAGCAAGTAGCACCGCTAGTTCTTTAAGCAATACAAGCGTAGAAAAGCGATCTGTCAGAGAATTGGCAGCTAGTTTAAGCAAGAGTAAAACAGAAAGGAAAGAACACG AGCATACCGCACCTGCAGCATGGAGGTCGGTGCTTCAACGTTCTATCAACCAACCAGATATCAag GTAATGGAAGTGCCGAAAACGGTTGAAGAGAAACGAATAAGTTATAAACTTCGACGTACTTCTTTTTTACATGATTCGAATTTTAACTATGATAGCGATGTAGTGGACGTTTGA
- the LRR gene encoding capping protein regulator and myosin 1 linker 1 leucine rich repeat protein isoform X13, with protein sequence MSTRSQLTKDLNESVKALLGKHVKILLKNVVKLETKQDKQENRVLVFSPCRLFLLTAKVPTRLDCHFHYLEITSIESKRANQLLLTVGERYYNFTTTGAGADTTEVDAMIEALHTAIRNIFPTVPLNYIIRKIEVIPASRLQSIRGSELARSTEATRHTGPCGGFSTQYACMCDLHGVLYREEVAWDVDTIYLSHDTRELNLRDFDHLDQKDLVPIISALEYNTWFTKLRASHLKLSHEPLERLLHVMRRSLSIQELYLDNLGIKWDFAHKLSLALISNGNTMLQTIDLSYNTIEDKGGAHLSGPIGKLPKGLQKLNLAHCGLTGKGISQVAHALSLNRSMQTSLQYLNLSENSLKDDINNLCNFLAQPNSLTHLDLSGTDTTLECLFGALLRGCATNLVHLNVARNSFSSKKTKEIPPSFKQFFTATLSLKYLNISCCKLPLEALKHLLLGLACNESTVGLELDMSGNNLGSMGAHVLESCIHGVRCIASLDISDSNMDVDLAQVITAIGKNKSIKQLYMGRNTVSMKSKHIAIVMDALVQMLQEDDCVLQALHLPDSRLKSDLYNLINALGSNTCLHTLDISGNQIGDPGARLLAKALQINNHLRTIIYDKNNITLQGYADIVHALEKNCSVRHMPFPIFDLQPCMKTSAEKTEQLAKKIQDLLQRNVTPCKYSHGQAFRLQQGFLLSSTQQMVDRLVVQTQDTIKAIAAESCDANNDINYATGLIQDADNSKQLLPRLHEVLQRRDENNPIELKLHDMANELHKVVTGYLQDSLDAMIKCANEQCPTILQQTVIRGDESESIAVEDDLRNSCKEKNQISSEFIHTTITEQAGADIVNRVNELNLAVAGHVSDRITDEVIESLSRSYKNLIGDCDSRTRSSTPDVLRPSAGSMSSGSVIGVTSTVGVSTTLAIGRASLASEEDCPPETYSLVNSIGQCSSDQSPMKLDYLNLATPHLSNKRKSLHGRKLRPKSVVDSVEGLSADDIPDLLPPLPKSQAEEFSAISETEHSLTESLDSVSELPNTVGQQLQHLVKSRPRRTKTRAPTRPMLRPDQPMDGLALGEGLDVFFRPTTPTTPLISPTSDDSSLHTFPTDGSPNLSLASHKSIPPDTDKKPGCSSPMLKTLLEPAPRSRSSDNLEKFSPLVGRRSQDYESRKSLTKKSAMEMDKSASQPLPSLKLRSIGFDLRSPTNGSSTKNTSEASKSPVLKPSAKGSCSTSDGKSNGALSKTKLTPPATAPKPRPWSMATDRKSGEFNLLSDGSSPNTSAGNTPDSGDALDESTDSGVSGPASLPPTLSASSTASSLSNTSVEKRSVRELAASLSKSKTERKEHEHTAPAAWRSVLQRSINQPDIKVMEVPKTVEEKRISYKLRRTSFLHDSNFNYDSDVVDV encoded by the exons ATGTCAACCAGATCTCAACTTACGAAAGATTTAAACG AATCGGTGAAAGCGTTACTCGGTAAGCACGTGaagatattattaaaaaatgttgTGAAATTGGAAACAAAGCAGGATAAACAAGAAAATCGTGTTCTA GTTTTTTCACCATGCCGTCTGTTTCTTTTAACGGCCAAAGTACCCACAAGG CTCGACTGTCACTTTCATTACTTAGAAATAACATCTATAGAATCCAAAAGAGCAAACCAGTTATTATTAACTGTTGGAGAGAGGTATTACAATTTTACTACTACAGGAGCAGGCGCAGACACTACAGAAGTAGATGCAATGATCGAGGCCTTACATACTGCAATCCGAAATATCTTTCCAACTGTACCCTTAAA TtatattataagaaaaataGAAGTAATACCAGCTAGTAGATTGCAGAGCATAAGAGGTAGCGAATTAGCCAGAAGTACAGAAGCAACAAGACACACTGGGCCCTGTGGTGGATTTTCAACTCAGTATGCATGCATGTGTGACTTACATGGTGTATTATACAGAGAAGAAGTTGCTTGG GATGTTGATACAATATACCTCTCTCATGACACAAGGGAATTAAATTTAAGGGATTTTGATCATTTAGATCAGAAAGATTTGGTGCCAATCATTTCTGCCTTGGAATATAATACTTGGTTCACAAAATTACGAGCGTCTCATTTGAAATTGAGTCATGAACCTTTGGAACGATTATTACATGTTATGCGCAGATCTCTTTCCATTCAAGAACTGTATCTAGATAATCTTGGAattaaatg GGATTTTGCCCATAAATTATCACTAGCTTTAATTTCCAATGGTAACACAATGTTGCAAACTATTGATCTATCGTACAATACTATTGAAGATAAAG gaGGTGCACATTTAAGTGGTCCCATTGGCAAGCTACCTAAAGGATTACAAAAGCTAAACTTAGCACATTGTGGACTAACAGGGAAAGGAATAAGTCAAGTCGCACATGCGTTAAGTTTAAATAGAAGCATGCAAACTAGTTTGCAATATTTGAATCTTTCGGAAAACTCTTTAAAAGATGACATCAAT AATTTGTGCAATTTTTTAGCACAACCTAATAGCCTAACTCATTTAGATCTAAGCGGTACAGATACTACACTGGAATGT cTGTTTGGTGCTCTACTACGGGGTTGTGCAACTAATCTAGTCCATTTGAATGTCGCTCGCAATTCTTTTTCAAGCAAAAAGACCAAAGAAATACCACCCAGCTTTAAACAGTTCTTTACAGCTACACTTTCATTAAAGTACTTAAATATATCTTGCTGCAAATTGCCGTTAGAAGCATTGAAGCATTTATTACTTGGCTTGGCGTGTAATGAAAGTACAGTTGGTTTAGAACTTGATATGAGTGGAAACAACTTAGGTTCCATGGGCGCTCACGTACTGGAGTCATGTATACATGGTGTGCGTTGTATAGCATCATTGGATATTTCCGACAGCA acATGGATGTTGATTTAGCACAAGTAATAACTGCTATAGGAAAGAACAAGTCTATAAAACAATTATATATGGGCCGTAACACTGTTAGTATGAAAAGTAAACATATTGCCATTGTAATGGATGCACTTGTGCAAATGCTTCAAGAAGATGACTGCGTTTTACAAGCACTACATTTACCGGATTCTCGATTAAAGTCTGATCTCTATAATCTTATTAATGCTCTTGGTAGTAATACGTGTCTTCATACTCTAGATATTAGTGGTAATCAAATTGGAGATCCTGGTGCAAGATTATTAGCAAAAGCACTGCAGATTAACAATCATTTGCGGACCattatttacgataaaaataaCATTACACTTCAAGGTTATGCGGATATTGTTCATGCTTTGGAGAA GAATTGTAGTGTGAGGCACATGCCGTTCCCAATTTTCGATCTGCAGCCTTGTATGAAAACCTCTGCTGAGAAAACTGAACAACTGGCCAAAAAGATACAAGATTTATTACAAAGAAACGTTACACCTTGCAAGTACAGTCACGGTCAAGCCTTTAGACTGCAACAAGGTTTTCTATTAAGTTCTACACAACAAATGGTTGATAGACTGGTTGTACAGACTCAGGATACTATTAAAGCCATTGCTGCTGAAAGCTGTGATGCTAACAATGATATCAATTATGCCACTGGGCTTATACAGGACGCTGATAACTCGAAACAG CTGTTACCAAGATTGCACGAAGTACTTCAAAGACGAGATGAAAATAAtccaattgaattaaaattacacGACATGGCAAATGAGCTTCATAAAGTCGTAACTGGATATTTACag GATTCCTTAGATGCGATGATAAAATGTGCGAATGAGCAATGTCCTACAATACTACAGCAGACAGTAATCAGAGGAGATGAAAGCGAATCGATTGCTGTGGAAGATGATCTGCGTAATAGTTGCAAAGAGAAAAACCAAATCAGTAGCGAATTTATACACACTACTATTACAGAACAAGCTGGAGCAGACATAGTCAATAGAGTCAA TGAATTAAATTTAGCTGTTGCTGGCCATGTGTCTGACAGAATAACAGATGAAGTCATTGAATCGTTATCGAGAAGTTACAAGAATTTG ATCGGCGATTGCGATAGTAGAACAAGGAGTAGCACGCCAGATGTACTACGGCCTAGTGCTGGCTCGATGAGCAGTGGCAGTGTCATAGGTGTTACAAGTACAGTAGGTGTATCCACAACATTAGCTATTGGTAGAGCCAGTCTTGCTTCGGAAGAAGATTGTCCACCTGAAACTTACTCGCTAGTAAATTCCATTGGACAGTGTTCTAGCGATCAATCTCCGATG AAATTGGATTATTTAAATCTC GCAACGCCACATCTATCGAACAAACGCAAAAGTTTACATGGAAGAAAATTGAGACCTAAATCTGTGGTTGATTCGGTTGAGGGACTTTCTGCTGACGATATTCCTGATCTACTACCACCATTGCCAAAAAGTCAAGCAGAAG AGTTTTCAGCCATCTCAGAGACAGAACATTCTTTGACAGAATCTTTAGATTCTGTTTCGGAGTTGCCTAATACCGTGGGTCAACAGTTGCAACATTTAGTGAAATCTAGACCGCGTAGAACGAAAACTAGAGCACCTACAAGACCAATGTTGAGACCGGATCAACCAATGGATGGTCTTGCTCTTGGGGAAGGTCTCGACGTATTCTTCCGACCAACTACTCCAACAACTCCTCTTATATCTCCAACAAGCGATGATAG CTCCTTACATACGTTTCCGACTGATGGCAGTCCAAATTTATCTCTTGCCAGTCACAAAAGTATTCCACCCGATACGGATAAGAAACCTGGTTGTAGTTCACCAATGTTAAAAACACTCCTTGAGCCTGCCCCACGATCACGGTCTAGCGATAATTTGGAGAAGTTTTCTCCGCTCGTCGGTAGAAGATCTCAAG ATTACGAAAGCAGAAAAAGTTTAACGAAAAAATCGGCCATGGAAATGGACAAATCTGCGAGCCAACCACTGCCCTCCCTCAAACTAAGATCGATTGGTTTCGATCTTAGAAGTCCGACAAATGGTAGCAGTACGAAAAATACTTCCGAAGCATCAAAGTCTCCAGTATTAAAACCGTCAGCTAAAGGAAGTTGTTCCACCAGTGACGGAAAGAGTAATGGTGCTTTATCAAAGACTAAATTAACTCCGCCTGCAACAGCTCCGAAACCAAGGCCTTGGAGTATGGCCACTGATAGAAAATCCG gagaatttaatttattaagcgATGGTTCTAGTCCAAATACTTCAGCAGGGAATACGCCAGATTCTGGCGATGCTCTTGACGAGTCAACGGATAGTGGTGTAAGTGGTCCCGCTTCATTGCCACCAACATTATCAGCAAGTAGCACCGCTAGTTCTTTAAGCAATACAAGCGTAGAAAAGCGATCTGTCAGAGAATTGGCAGCTAGTTTAAGCAAGAGTAAAACAGAAAGGAAAGAACACG AGCATACCGCACCTGCAGCATGGAGGTCGGTGCTTCAACGTTCTATCAACCAACCAGATATCAag GTAATGGAAGTGCCGAAAACGGTTGAAGAGAAACGAATAAGTTATAAACTTCGACGTACTTCTTTTTTACATGATTCGAATTTTAACTATGATAGCGATGTAGTGGACGTTTGA